Proteins co-encoded in one Aquincola tertiaricarbonis genomic window:
- a CDS encoding PIN domain-containing protein, with the protein MLGRGKFAARLAQAGLTPESLVHELRRICTVVTPLSVPRVVVTDPDDDHVLAAACAGGVDLIVSGDRRDLLPLQHHAGIPIVTAREALDRLEARTPPIEP; encoded by the coding sequence GTGCTGGGCCGCGGCAAGTTCGCGGCGCGGCTTGCTCAAGCGGGTTTGACGCCTGAGAGCCTCGTTCATGAGTTGCGGCGCATTTGCACCGTGGTGACACCACTGTCGGTTCCCAGGGTCGTAGTGACCGACCCAGACGACGATCATGTGCTGGCCGCCGCCTGCGCCGGCGGGGTCGACCTCATCGTCTCCGGCGACCGCCGAGACCTGCTGCCACTGCAGCACCACGCGGGCATTCCTATCGTCACAGCGCGCGAGGCCCTGGACCGTCTAGAAGCGCGCACGCCTCCGATCGAACCGTAG
- the otsB gene encoding trehalose-phosphatase gives MMQDEVTPPGPQRSGPPPLPPEAALFIDFDGTLAPLAPRPQDVQVPEWVLPTLRHLHGALGGAVAVISGRPVAQIDGFLAPLQLPAAGVHGVERRGSNGLLRVEAAEPPAPLVAAAQALVAEHPGLLFEPKTGGFALHFRSRPLLGGLCHDTLQAALRALPEVLTWQIMGGHCVYEIKQRKVSKGVALAALQQDPCFAGRLPVYVGDDVTDEDGIAAAQAAGGFGVRVGPGATQARYWLEDIDAVSRWLGDAVRRLPAPGGGSPPPQALA, from the coding sequence ATGATGCAAGACGAAGTGACTCCCCCGGGCCCGCAGCGAAGCGGGCCGCCGCCGCTGCCTCCGGAGGCGGCGCTGTTCATCGACTTCGACGGCACGCTGGCCCCGCTGGCACCCCGCCCGCAGGACGTGCAGGTGCCCGAGTGGGTGCTGCCCACGCTGCGCCACCTGCACGGTGCGCTGGGGGGCGCGGTGGCGGTGATCAGCGGCCGGCCGGTGGCGCAGATCGACGGCTTCCTGGCGCCGCTGCAGCTGCCCGCGGCCGGCGTGCACGGGGTGGAGCGCCGCGGCAGCAATGGCCTGCTGCGGGTGGAAGCGGCCGAGCCGCCGGCGCCGCTGGTGGCCGCCGCGCAGGCGCTGGTGGCCGAGCATCCCGGCCTGCTGTTCGAGCCCAAGACCGGCGGCTTCGCCTTGCACTTCCGCTCACGCCCGTTGCTGGGCGGCCTGTGCCACGACACGCTGCAGGCCGCGCTGCGCGCCCTGCCGGAGGTGCTGACCTGGCAGATCATGGGCGGTCACTGCGTGTACGAGATCAAGCAGCGCAAGGTGTCCAAGGGCGTGGCGCTGGCGGCGCTGCAGCAGGACCCGTGCTTCGCCGGCCGGCTGCCGGTGTACGTGGGCGACGACGTGACCGACGAAGACGGCATCGCGGCCGCGCAGGCGGCCGGTGGCTTCGGCGTGCGGGTGGGGCCGGGGGCCACGCAGGCACGCTATTGGCTGGAAGACATCGATGCCGTCTCCCGGTGGCTGGGAGATG
- a CDS encoding enoyl-CoA hydratase — protein sequence MTIKTAIVDGVATIEIARPEKKNALTQAMYDAMAEAITAAQADGAVRAVLITGQPGIFTSGNDLEDFMQRPPAGMDSPVFRFMKALVGCDKPVVAAVTGAAIGIGTTMLLHCDFVYVADDARLAMPFVGLGLVPEFASSLLVPQLMGPRGAAEKLLLGDPFTGEQAVEAGIASAVLPATEVIKHARRVAERFNALPPGAVRESKQLLRRPTQAAVMEAINAEAELFSKRLRSPEATEAFQAFFQKRKPDFSKF from the coding sequence ATGACCATCAAGACCGCCATCGTCGACGGCGTGGCCACCATCGAGATCGCCCGCCCCGAGAAGAAGAACGCCCTCACGCAGGCGATGTACGACGCGATGGCCGAGGCCATCACCGCCGCGCAGGCCGACGGTGCGGTGCGCGCGGTGCTGATCACCGGTCAGCCGGGTATCTTCACCTCGGGCAACGACCTCGAGGACTTCATGCAGCGGCCGCCGGCGGGCATGGATTCGCCGGTGTTCCGCTTCATGAAGGCGCTGGTGGGTTGCGACAAGCCGGTGGTGGCCGCCGTCACCGGCGCGGCCATCGGCATCGGCACCACGATGCTGCTGCACTGCGACTTCGTCTACGTGGCCGACGACGCGCGCCTGGCCATGCCCTTCGTGGGCCTGGGCCTGGTGCCGGAGTTCGCTTCCAGCCTGCTGGTGCCGCAGCTGATGGGCCCGCGCGGCGCCGCCGAAAAGCTGCTGCTGGGCGACCCCTTCACCGGTGAGCAGGCGGTCGAGGCCGGCATCGCCAGTGCGGTGCTGCCCGCCACCGAGGTGATCAAGCACGCCCGCCGCGTGGCCGAGCGCTTCAACGCCCTGCCGCCCGGCGCGGTGCGCGAGAGCAAGCAGCTGCTGCGCCGCCCCACCCAGGCGGCGGTGATGGAAGCCATCAACGCGGAGGCCGAGCTGTTCAGCAAGCGCCTGCGCAGCCCCGAGGCCACAGAGGCCTTCCAGGCCTTCTTCCAGAAGCGCAAGCCCGACTTCTCGAAGTTCTGA
- a CDS encoding 3-hydroxyacyl-CoA dehydrogenase NAD-binding domain-containing protein, with amino-acid sequence MNRFNVRKVAVLGAGVMGAQIAAHLVNVKVPVVLFDLPAKTGPKNGIVTKAVDNLKKLKPAPLGVADDAALIQQANYEEHSELLRECDLVIEAIAERMDWKLDLYQKIAPFLAPHAIVASNTSGLSITKLSEVLPESIKPRFCGIHFFNPPRYMSLVELIPTPTTQPEILDQLETFVTSALGKGVVRAIDTPNFIANRVGIAGMLATMIEAEKFGLTYDVVDDLTGKKLGRASSGTFRTADVVGLDTMAHVIKTLQDNLADDLFFPSYATPPVLARLIEQGALGQKTGAGFFKKEGKNILRLDPAQGSYVPAGGKADEIVARMLKKPAAERLKLLRESKNPQAQFLWSILRDSFHYVAVHLADIAESARDIDFAMRWGFGMSQGPFELWQAAGWAQVAGWINEDIAAGKTLSSAPLPAWVTEGPVANQGGVHQAEGSWSAKEGRFVPRSTLPVYQRQAFPETVLGAGGAEALKSGTEEFRNEEIRVWSLDGEVLIASITAKLHLISPLVTEGLLKAVEIAEAKYQGLVIWSPDDVFSAGANLEALMPVFMKSGGKGIAPEEKKLQDAMLRIRYAAVPVVAAVRGLALGGGCELAVHCARRVATMESYVGLVEVGVGLIPGGGGLAYIARRAAEMAEKAPGVDILAFAKEGFTAAATARVATSALEARKLGYLLDDDIIVPHKDELLFVASQQVKAMAASGWRAPLRKLFPVAGRSAIATIQAQLVGMRDGGFISQHDFHIGSLIADVVCGGAVDAGSMVSEEYLMALERKHFCSLLDHPKTQERIMGMLQTGKPVRN; translated from the coding sequence ATGAACCGATTCAACGTACGCAAGGTCGCCGTCCTCGGCGCCGGGGTGATGGGCGCGCAGATCGCCGCCCACCTGGTCAACGTCAAGGTGCCGGTGGTGCTGTTCGACCTGCCGGCCAAGACGGGGCCCAAGAACGGCATCGTCACCAAGGCGGTCGACAACCTCAAGAAGCTCAAGCCCGCGCCGCTGGGCGTGGCGGACGACGCGGCGCTGATCCAGCAGGCCAACTACGAAGAGCACAGCGAGCTGCTGCGCGAGTGCGACCTGGTGATCGAGGCCATCGCCGAGCGCATGGACTGGAAGCTCGACCTGTACCAGAAGATCGCGCCCTTCCTGGCACCGCACGCCATCGTCGCGTCCAACACCTCGGGCCTGTCGATCACCAAGCTCAGCGAGGTGCTGCCCGAGTCGATCAAGCCGCGTTTCTGCGGCATCCACTTCTTCAACCCGCCGCGCTACATGAGCCTGGTGGAGCTGATTCCCACGCCCACCACGCAGCCCGAGATCCTGGACCAGCTGGAAACCTTCGTCACCAGCGCGCTGGGCAAGGGCGTGGTGCGCGCCATCGACACGCCCAACTTCATCGCCAACCGCGTGGGCATCGCCGGCATGCTGGCCACGATGATCGAGGCGGAGAAGTTCGGCCTGACCTACGACGTGGTGGACGACCTCACCGGCAAGAAGCTGGGCCGAGCCAGCTCGGGCACCTTCCGCACCGCCGACGTGGTGGGCCTGGACACCATGGCCCACGTCATCAAGACGCTGCAGGACAACCTGGCCGATGACCTCTTCTTCCCCAGCTACGCCACGCCGCCGGTGCTGGCCAGGCTGATCGAGCAGGGCGCGCTGGGCCAGAAGACCGGCGCCGGCTTCTTCAAGAAGGAAGGCAAGAACATCCTGCGGCTGGACCCGGCGCAGGGCAGCTACGTGCCCGCCGGCGGCAAGGCCGACGAGATCGTGGCCCGCATGCTGAAGAAGCCCGCGGCCGAGCGGCTGAAGCTGCTGCGTGAATCGAAGAACCCCCAGGCGCAGTTCCTGTGGTCCATCCTGCGCGACAGCTTCCACTACGTGGCGGTGCACCTGGCCGACATCGCCGAATCGGCGCGCGACATCGACTTCGCGATGCGCTGGGGCTTCGGCATGAGCCAGGGTCCGTTCGAGCTGTGGCAGGCCGCCGGCTGGGCCCAGGTGGCCGGCTGGATCAACGAAGACATCGCCGCCGGCAAGACGCTGTCGAGCGCACCGCTGCCCGCCTGGGTGACCGAAGGCCCGGTGGCCAATCAAGGCGGCGTGCACCAGGCCGAAGGCTCCTGGAGCGCCAAGGAAGGCCGCTTCGTGCCGCGCAGCACGCTGCCGGTGTACCAGCGCCAGGCCTTCCCCGAGACCGTGCTGGGTGCTGGCGGTGCCGAAGCGCTCAAGAGCGGTACCGAAGAGTTCCGCAATGAAGAGATCCGCGTCTGGTCGCTCGACGGCGAGGTGCTGATCGCCAGCATCACCGCCAAGCTGCACCTGATCAGCCCGCTGGTGACCGAAGGCCTGCTGAAGGCGGTGGAGATCGCCGAGGCCAAGTACCAGGGCCTGGTGATCTGGTCGCCCGACGACGTGTTCTCGGCCGGCGCCAACCTGGAAGCGCTGATGCCGGTGTTCATGAAGAGCGGCGGCAAGGGCATCGCGCCGGAAGAGAAGAAGCTGCAGGACGCGATGCTGCGCATCCGTTATGCAGCCGTGCCGGTGGTGGCCGCGGTGCGTGGCCTGGCGCTGGGTGGCGGCTGCGAGCTGGCGGTGCATTGCGCCCGCCGCGTGGCCACGATGGAAAGCTACGTCGGCCTGGTCGAGGTGGGCGTGGGCCTGATCCCCGGCGGTGGTGGCCTGGCCTACATCGCGCGCCGCGCGGCCGAGATGGCCGAGAAGGCACCGGGCGTGGACATCCTGGCCTTTGCCAAGGAAGGCTTCACCGCCGCGGCCACCGCCCGCGTGGCCACCAGCGCGCTGGAAGCGCGCAAGCTGGGCTACCTGCTGGACGACGACATCATCGTGCCGCACAAGGACGAGCTGCTGTTCGTCGCCAGCCAGCAGGTCAAGGCCATGGCCGCCAGCGGCTGGCGCGCGCCGCTGCGCAAGCTGTTCCCGGTGGCTGGCCGCTCGGCCATCGCCACCATCCAGGCGCAGCTGGTGGGCATGCGCGACGGCGGCTTCATCAGCCAGCACGACTTCCACATCGGCAGCCTGATCGCCGACGTGGTGTGCGGCGGCGCGGTGGATGCCGGCTCGATGGTCAGCGAGGAATACCTGATGGCGCTGGAGCGCAAGCACTTCTGCAGCCTGCTCGACCACCCCAAGACCCAGGAACGCATCATGGGCATGCTGCAGACCGGCAAGCCCGTGCGCAATTGA
- a CDS encoding acyl-CoA dehydrogenase C-terminal domain-containing protein, which yields MPQYTPPLRDMQFVLHELLDATGTLKALPKHAEVDADTINAVLEEAGKFAAQVLLPLNQVGDREGCVLDKTTHEVKAPTGFKEAYAQYVEGGWAALSCDPAYGGQGLPVTLNQCLYEMMNSANQAWTMYPGLSHGAYEALHAHGSPELQQRYLPKLTSGEWTGTMCLTEPHCGTDLGLLRSKAEPQADGSYKISGNKIFISAGEHDLAANIVHLVLARLPDAPAGSKGISLFVVPKFIPNDDGSLGERNPIFCTGLEHKMGIHGNATAQITMEGARGWMVGQPHKGLAAMFVMMNAARLGVGNQSLGLTEIAYQNAVAYAKDRLQMRALSGPKAPDQPADPIIVHPDVRKMLLTARAYAEGGRAMSMYTSLQLDVELASEDEAERQAAADEVALLTPIIKAFITDNAWIATSHCMQVYGGHGFIAEWGMEQYVRDSRINMIYEGTNTIQSLDLLGRKVLADGGKKLKAFGKKVAAFVEEEGVNEDMQEFINPLADLGDKVTKLTTEIGMKAMRNPDEVGAAAVDYLRVTGHLVFAYFWARMAKVALEKKDAGDPFYTAKLHTARFYFAKLLPETAGLIRSCRAGLEPLMAMDEALF from the coding sequence ATGCCCCAATACACGCCCCCGCTGCGCGACATGCAATTCGTGCTGCACGAGCTGCTCGACGCCACCGGCACGCTGAAGGCGCTGCCCAAGCACGCCGAGGTGGATGCGGACACCATCAATGCGGTGCTGGAAGAAGCGGGCAAGTTCGCCGCGCAGGTGCTGCTGCCGCTGAACCAGGTGGGCGACCGCGAAGGCTGCGTGCTGGACAAGACCACCCACGAGGTGAAGGCGCCCACCGGCTTCAAGGAGGCTTATGCGCAGTACGTGGAAGGCGGCTGGGCCGCGCTGAGCTGCGATCCGGCCTACGGCGGCCAGGGCCTGCCGGTCACGCTCAACCAGTGCCTGTACGAGATGATGAACTCGGCCAACCAGGCCTGGACCATGTACCCCGGCCTGTCGCACGGCGCCTACGAGGCGCTGCACGCCCACGGCTCGCCCGAGCTGCAGCAGCGCTACCTGCCCAAGCTGACCAGCGGCGAATGGACCGGCACCATGTGCCTGACCGAGCCGCATTGCGGCACCGACCTGGGCCTGCTGCGCAGCAAGGCCGAGCCGCAGGCCGACGGCAGCTACAAGATCAGCGGCAACAAGATCTTCATCTCGGCCGGTGAACACGACCTGGCCGCCAACATCGTGCACCTGGTGCTGGCCCGCCTGCCCGACGCACCGGCCGGCAGCAAGGGCATCTCGCTGTTCGTGGTGCCCAAGTTCATCCCGAACGACGATGGCTCGCTGGGCGAGCGCAACCCCATCTTCTGCACCGGCCTGGAGCACAAGATGGGCATCCACGGCAACGCCACCGCGCAGATCACGATGGAAGGTGCACGCGGCTGGATGGTGGGCCAGCCGCACAAGGGCCTGGCCGCGATGTTCGTGATGATGAACGCCGCCCGCCTGGGCGTGGGCAACCAGAGCCTGGGCCTGACCGAGATCGCCTACCAGAACGCCGTGGCCTACGCCAAGGACCGGCTGCAGATGCGTGCGCTGTCGGGCCCCAAGGCGCCCGATCAGCCGGCCGATCCCATCATCGTGCACCCCGACGTGCGCAAGATGCTGCTGACCGCCCGCGCCTATGCCGAGGGTGGCCGCGCGATGTCCATGTACACCTCGCTGCAGCTGGACGTGGAACTGGCCAGCGAAGACGAGGCCGAGCGCCAGGCCGCCGCCGACGAGGTGGCGCTGCTGACGCCCATCATCAAGGCCTTCATCACCGACAACGCCTGGATCGCCACCTCGCACTGCATGCAGGTGTACGGCGGCCACGGCTTCATCGCCGAGTGGGGCATGGAGCAGTACGTGCGCGACTCGCGGATCAACATGATCTACGAGGGCACCAACACCATCCAGTCGCTGGACCTGCTGGGGCGCAAGGTGCTGGCCGACGGCGGCAAGAAGCTCAAGGCCTTCGGCAAGAAGGTTGCCGCCTTCGTGGAAGAAGAGGGCGTGAACGAGGACATGCAGGAGTTCATCAACCCGCTGGCCGACCTGGGCGACAAGGTGACCAAGCTCACCACCGAGATCGGCATGAAGGCGATGCGCAACCCCGACGAGGTGGGCGCCGCCGCGGTGGACTACCTGCGCGTGACCGGCCACCTGGTGTTTGCGTACTTCTGGGCCCGCATGGCCAAGGTGGCGCTCGAGAAGAAGGACGCGGGCGACCCGTTCTACACCGCCAAGCTGCACACCGCGCGCTTCTATTTCGCCAAGCTGCTGCCCGAGACCGCCGGCCTGATCCGCAGCTGCCGCGCCGGCCTGGAGCCGCTGATGGCCATGGACGAGGCGCTGTTCTGA
- a CDS encoding mechanosensitive ion channel family protein, translating into MDFLPILWMPWLQPLLAASLVVVAALGVHRLGRAVLTRITRGARVPAAVVRQVDVPAQWVLPLAALQVVWQGAPDTLPLIGSLRHLNGVLLIAAITWLLARAVRGVALGVIDLYPADVQDNLQARRIHTQARVLARTVMVAVMLAGLSMILMTFPGARQLGASLLASAGVAGLVVGIAARPLFSNMIAGLQIALAQPIRIDDVLIVQGEWGRVEEITGTYVVLAIWDQRRLIIPLQWFIENPFQNWTRSTSQIIGTVFLHVDYAMPLAPLRAEARRLCEASPHWDGRLCLLQVTEAGERTMQLRVLVTAHDSGKAWDLRCEVREGLLSYIQAHHPEHLPQWRTQRLDGEAIPRGDEAFRARHSPVEAVPSTVSPAP; encoded by the coding sequence ATGGATTTCTTGCCGATCTTGTGGATGCCGTGGCTGCAGCCGCTGCTGGCGGCCAGCCTGGTGGTGGTGGCGGCGCTGGGCGTGCACCGGCTGGGGCGCGCGGTGCTCACGCGCATCACCCGCGGCGCCAGGGTGCCGGCCGCGGTGGTGCGGCAGGTGGACGTGCCTGCCCAGTGGGTGCTGCCGCTGGCCGCGCTGCAGGTGGTGTGGCAGGGCGCGCCCGACACGCTGCCGCTGATCGGCTCGCTGCGCCACCTGAACGGCGTGCTGCTGATCGCGGCCATCACCTGGCTGCTGGCGCGCGCGGTGCGCGGCGTGGCGCTGGGCGTGATCGACCTCTACCCGGCCGACGTGCAGGACAACCTGCAGGCCCGGCGCATCCACACCCAGGCCCGGGTGCTGGCCCGCACCGTGATGGTGGCGGTGATGCTGGCCGGCCTGTCGATGATCCTGATGACCTTCCCGGGGGCGCGGCAGCTGGGCGCCAGCCTGCTGGCCTCGGCCGGTGTGGCCGGCCTGGTGGTCGGTATCGCGGCCAGGCCGCTCTTCAGCAACATGATCGCGGGGCTGCAGATCGCGCTGGCGCAGCCCATCCGCATCGACGACGTGCTCATCGTGCAGGGCGAATGGGGCAGGGTGGAGGAGATCACCGGCACCTACGTGGTCCTGGCCATCTGGGACCAGCGGCGGCTGATCATCCCGCTGCAGTGGTTCATCGAGAACCCGTTCCAGAACTGGACGCGCAGCACCTCGCAGATCATCGGCACCGTGTTCCTGCACGTGGACTACGCCATGCCGCTGGCGCCCTTGCGGGCCGAGGCCAGGCGCCTGTGCGAAGCCTCGCCGCATTGGGACGGCCGCCTGTGCCTGCTGCAGGTGACCGAGGCCGGCGAGCGCACGATGCAGTTGCGCGTGCTGGTGACGGCGCATGACTCGGGCAAGGCCTGGGACCTGCGCTGCGAGGTGCGTGAAGGTCTGCTGAGCTACATCCAGGCCCACCACCCTGAGCACCTGCCGCAGTGGCGCACGCAGCGGCTCGACGGTGAAGCCATTCCGCGCGGCGACGAAGCCTTCCGGGCACGCCATTCGCCGGTGGAGGCGGTGCCCTCCACGGTTTCGCCCGCCCCATGA
- a CDS encoding DUF2281 domain-containing protein, whose amino-acid sequence MTAIELQLLERLKQLPPARVAEVVDYVEFLASREERKLAAARLGDQLARLDALNLPAVSDEEVEAEVQASRQARRNEGIAGA is encoded by the coding sequence ATGACAGCGATCGAGTTGCAATTGTTGGAACGCCTGAAGCAGCTGCCGCCTGCGCGTGTGGCAGAAGTGGTGGACTACGTGGAGTTTCTGGCTTCACGCGAAGAACGAAAGCTGGCAGCCGCGCGTCTGGGGGATCAACTGGCGCGCCTGGACGCGCTCAATCTGCCCGCAGTTTCGGATGAAGAGGTGGAAGCTGAGGTTCAGGCCAGCCGTCAAGCGCGGCGCAACGAGGGCATCGCAGGCGCGTGA
- a CDS encoding DUF2147 domain-containing protein produces MKKIAIAALLCAAGAAWAQSTPAGLWKTIDDETKQERSLVRISDAGGVLSGRIEKVLDPAKQDAVCDKCEGEDKGKPISGLTIVRNVKAGSDGAVWEGGEILDPNNGKTYKVRLKPVDGGKKLEVRGYIGTPLLGRTQTWLRVE; encoded by the coding sequence ATGAAGAAGATCGCCATCGCCGCGCTGCTGTGCGCTGCAGGCGCCGCCTGGGCCCAGTCCACGCCCGCCGGGCTGTGGAAGACCATCGACGACGAGACCAAGCAGGAGCGCTCGCTGGTGCGCATCAGCGATGCGGGCGGCGTGCTCAGCGGCCGCATCGAGAAGGTGCTGGACCCCGCCAAGCAGGACGCCGTGTGCGACAAGTGCGAAGGCGAGGACAAGGGCAAGCCCATCTCCGGCCTGACCATCGTGCGCAACGTCAAGGCCGGCAGCGACGGCGCGGTGTGGGAAGGCGGCGAGATCCTCGACCCCAACAATGGCAAGACCTACAAGGTGCGCCTGAAGCCGGTGGACGGCGGCAAGAAGCTGGAGGTGCGCGGCTACATCGGCACGCCTCTGCTCGGCCGCACCCAGACCTGGCTGCGCGTGGAATAA
- a CDS encoding IS5 family transposase has product MKQLGLGLNLSTKKTRKREFLEEMERVVPWSALMQVVEPYYPKAKTGRPPFPIETMLRVHYLQQWFALSDPAMEEALHDMPVFREFARLGEGVERLPDETTILRFRHLLEKHDLATDMLRVVNDILQAKGLMMKKGTVVDATLIAAPSSTKNAEGERDPEMKQAKKGNQWYFGMKAHIGVDAHSGLVHSVVGTAASVNDVTQAGALLHGDEEVAFGDAGYQGVHKRIEAQGPQWHVAMRPGLRRKLNPFIAPHFEALSLEKWKASIRAKVEHPFRVIKRQFGYTKVRYRGLAKNTAQIATLFALSNLWMARRQLIGAQG; this is encoded by the coding sequence ATGAAGCAGCTCGGACTTGGCCTGAACCTGTCGACGAAGAAGACCCGAAAGCGCGAGTTCCTCGAAGAGATGGAACGCGTGGTGCCGTGGTCGGCGCTGATGCAGGTGGTGGAGCCGTACTACCCCAAGGCCAAGACCGGACGGCCGCCGTTTCCCATCGAGACCATGCTGCGAGTTCACTACCTGCAGCAATGGTTCGCGCTGTCCGACCCGGCGATGGAAGAGGCGCTGCACGACATGCCCGTCTTCCGTGAGTTCGCTCGTTTGGGCGAAGGTGTCGAGCGATTGCCCGACGAGACCACCATCCTGAGGTTTCGGCACCTGCTGGAGAAGCACGATTTGGCCACCGACATGCTGCGGGTGGTCAACGACATCCTCCAGGCCAAGGGCCTGATGATGAAGAAGGGCACCGTCGTCGACGCCACCTTGATCGCCGCGCCGAGTTCGACCAAGAACGCCGAGGGCGAGCGGGACCCCGAGATGAAGCAGGCCAAGAAGGGCAACCAGTGGTACTTCGGCATGAAGGCCCACATCGGCGTGGACGCGCACTCCGGCTTGGTGCACAGCGTCGTGGGCACGGCCGCCAGCGTCAACGACGTGACGCAGGCCGGCGCACTGCTGCACGGTGACGAGGAGGTCGCCTTTGGAGACGCGGGCTACCAAGGCGTGCACAAGCGCATCGAAGCCCAGGGGCCGCAGTGGCACGTGGCCATGCGGCCAGGGTTGCGGCGCAAGCTCAACCCGTTCATCGCGCCGCACTTCGAGGCGCTGAGCCTGGAGAAGTGGAAGGCAAGCATCCGGGCCAAGGTCGAGCATCCGTTCCGGGTAATCAAGCGGCAGTTCGGCTACACAAAGGTTCGCTACCGAGGATTGGCCAAGAACACGGCGCAGATCGCCACGCTCTTCGCGCTGTCAAACCTGTGGATGGCGAGGCGGCAGCTGATCGGAGCGCAGGGATGA
- a CDS encoding TetR/AcrR family transcriptional regulator — translation MQSNAAAVPPAAKPGRQPLQKGQQTRAAILDAALSLASSAGLEGLSIGVLAELMQMSKSGVFAHFGSREELQISVIREYHARFEEEVFYPAIREPRGLPRLRALFERWVRRVSVELDSGCIYISGAVEFDDRPGPVRDALADMVRSWQSALDRAIRLAITEGHLRADTDALQMVFEVHGLILSLHHDARFLRIPGAIDRARNAFERIVQYYAQPGALP, via the coding sequence ATGCAGTCCAACGCCGCCGCCGTGCCGCCCGCCGCCAAGCCCGGGCGCCAGCCCTTGCAAAAGGGTCAGCAGACCCGCGCCGCCATCCTCGATGCGGCGCTGAGCCTGGCTTCCAGCGCCGGCCTGGAAGGCCTGTCCATCGGCGTGCTGGCCGAGCTGATGCAGATGAGCAAGTCGGGCGTGTTCGCCCACTTCGGCTCGCGTGAAGAGCTGCAGATCTCCGTCATCCGCGAGTACCACGCGCGCTTCGAGGAAGAAGTCTTCTACCCCGCCATCCGCGAGCCGCGCGGCCTGCCGCGGCTGCGCGCGCTGTTCGAGCGCTGGGTGCGCCGGGTGTCGGTGGAGCTGGATTCGGGTTGCATCTACATCAGCGGCGCGGTCGAGTTCGACGACCGGCCCGGCCCGGTGCGCGATGCACTGGCCGACATGGTGCGTTCCTGGCAGAGCGCGCTCGACCGCGCGATCCGCCTGGCCATCACCGAAGGCCATCTGCGTGCCGATACCGATGCGCTGCAGATGGTGTTCGAGGTACACGGCCTGATCCTGTCGTTGCACCACGACGCCCGTTTCCTGCGCATCCCCGGCGCCATCGACCGGGCGCGCAATGCCTTCGAGCGCATCGTGCAGTACTACGCCCAGCCCGGCGCCTTGCCTTGA
- a CDS encoding acetyl-CoA C-acyltransferase, with translation MSRQLQDAYIVAASRTPIGKSGRGVFRNTRPDDLLVAAIRGALAQAPGLDPKAIEDAIIGCAMPEGEQGLNMARIGVLLAGLPNGVGGVTVNRFCASGLTAVQMAADRIRVGEADVMIAGGAESMSMVPMSGNKPSFNPSIFERDENIGIAYGMGLTAEKVANQWKVSREQQDEFALQSHLKALKAQQAGEFNDEIVPVEVTDRTPNLATGEVITRTRTVSLDEGPRPDTSLEGLAKLRTVFAAKGSVTAGNSSQTSDGAGCLILASERAVKQFNLQPLARFVSFASKGVPPEIMGIGPIEAIPAALKSAGLSLDAMDWIELNEAFAAQALAVINTVGLDPAKVNPMGGAIALGHPLGATGAIRAATVVHALRRHNLKYGMLTMCVGTGQGAAGIFERV, from the coding sequence ATGAGCCGACAACTTCAAGACGCCTACATCGTCGCCGCCAGCCGCACGCCCATCGGCAAGTCGGGCCGCGGCGTGTTCCGCAACACCCGCCCCGACGACCTGCTGGTGGCCGCCATCCGCGGTGCGCTGGCCCAGGCGCCCGGCCTGGACCCCAAGGCCATCGAGGACGCCATCATCGGCTGCGCGATGCCCGAGGGTGAGCAGGGCCTGAACATGGCGCGCATCGGCGTGCTGCTGGCCGGCCTGCCCAACGGCGTGGGCGGCGTCACCGTCAACCGCTTCTGCGCATCGGGCTTGACCGCGGTGCAGATGGCGGCCGACCGCATCCGCGTGGGCGAAGCCGACGTGATGATCGCCGGTGGTGCCGAGAGCATGAGCATGGTGCCGATGAGCGGCAACAAGCCCTCGTTCAACCCGTCCATCTTCGAGCGCGACGAGAACATCGGCATCGCCTACGGCATGGGCCTGACCGCCGAGAAGGTGGCCAACCAGTGGAAGGTCTCGCGCGAACAGCAGGACGAGTTCGCGCTGCAGTCGCACCTGAAGGCGCTCAAGGCCCAGCAGGCCGGCGAGTTCAACGACGAGATCGTGCCGGTGGAGGTGACCGACCGCACGCCCAATCTGGCCACCGGCGAGGTGATCACCCGCACCCGCACCGTGTCGCTGGACGAAGGTCCGCGGCCCGACACTTCGCTGGAAGGCCTGGCCAAGCTGCGCACCGTGTTCGCGGCCAAGGGCAGCGTGACGGCGGGCAACAGCTCGCAGACCAGCGATGGCGCGGGCTGCCTGATCCTGGCGTCGGAAAGGGCGGTCAAGCAGTTCAACCTGCAGCCGCTGGCGCGCTTCGTCAGCTTCGCGTCCAAGGGTGTGCCGCCCGAGATCATGGGCATCGGCCCGATCGAGGCCATCCCGGCGGCGCTGAAGTCGGCCGGCCTGTCGCTGGACGCGATGGACTGGATCGAGCTGAACGAAGCCTTCGCCGCGCAGGCGCTGGCCGTCATCAACACCGTGGGTCTGGACCCGGCCAAGGTCAACCCCATGGGCGGCGCCATCGCGCTGGGCCACCCGCTGGGCGCCACCGGTGCCATCCGCGCCGCCACGGTGGTGCATGCGCTGCGCCGCCACAACCTGAAGTACGGCATGCTGACCATGTGCGTGGGCACGGGCCAGGGCGCGGCCGGTATCTTCGAACGCGTCTGA